A single genomic interval of Armigeres subalbatus isolate Guangzhou_Male chromosome 1, GZ_Asu_2, whole genome shotgun sequence harbors:
- the LOC134206237 gene encoding septin-4 isoform X2, which yields MAAERDYIGFATLADQVHRKSVKRGFEFTLMVCGESGLGKSTLINSLFLTDLYQSRTVSPVEERSEKTTKIDKKTLDIEEKGVKLRLTIVDTPGFGDSINCEDSWRVCTQYIDEQFRQFFTDESGLNRRNIQDNRVHCLLYFVPPWGHGLRQMDIDLMRRMHKKVNIVIVIGKADTLTTTEVQRLKTRVLEDIETNGLQIYQFPDCDSDEDEEFKQQDRELKASIPFAVVGSNIVLEVAGKKIRGRQYPWGVVDAENPQHSDLIKLRTMLISTHMQDLKDTTRDVHYENFRAQCISQISQHALRERNKLKRESIASSHESASLNDTDRLLQQKEEEIRRMQDMLAQMQEKLKSTQISDTVIDV from the exons CCGAACGGGATTACATCGGTTTCGCGACCCTAGCCGATCAGGTGCACCGCAAATCGGTCAAGCGGGGTTTCGAGTTCACGCTGATGGTGTGCGGCGAAAGTGGTCTCGGCAAGTCGACGCTAATCAACAGTCTCTTCCTGACGGACCTGTACCAAAGCCGGACGGTGTCGCCGGTCGAGGAGCGCTCGGAGAAGACGACCAAAATCGACAAGAAAACGCTCGACATCGAGGAGAAGGGCGTCAAGCTACGGTTGACCATTGTGGATACGCCCGGTTTCGGTGATTCCATCAACTGCGAAGACAGTTGGCGGGTGTGTACGCAGTACATCGACGAACAGTTCCGGCAGTTTTTCACCGACGAAAGCGGGCTCAACCGGCGGAACATTCAGGATAATCGTGTTCATTGTTTGCTCTACTTCGTGCCACCTTGGGGACATGG TCTCCGACAGATGGACATCGATTTGATGCGGCGGATGCACAAAAAGGTTAACATCGTGATAGTTATAGGTAAGGCGGATACGTTAACGACAACCGAAGTGCAAAGGCTGAAGACCCGCGTCCTCGAAGACATCGAAACCAATGGGTTGCAGATCTACCAGTTTCCGGACTGCGACTCGGACGAGGACGAGGAGTTCAAACAACAGGACCGTGAACTGAAGGCCAGTATTCCATTCGCCGTGGTGGGGAGTAATATAGTGCTGGAGGTGGCCGGCAAGAAGATTCGGGGACGACAGTATCCATGGGGAGTTGTGGATG CGGAAAATCCACAGCACAGTGACCTCATCAAGCTGCGGACAATGCTCATTTCGACGCATATGCAGGACCTGAAGGACACAACCCGCGATGTACATTATGAGAACTTCCGTGCCCAGTGCATTTCACAGATCTCGCAGCACGCACTGCGAGAGCGTAACAAACTGAAACGGGAATCAATTGCTTCCAGTCATGAATCTGCTAGCCTGAACGACACCGATCGGTTACTGCAacagaaggaagaggaa ATCCGACGAATGCAGGATATGCTAGCACAGATGCAGGAAAAGTTGAAATCAACTCAAATAAGCGACACCGTAATCGACGTCTAG
- the LOC134206237 gene encoding septin-4 isoform X1, translated as MNGLSERDYIGFATLADQVHRKSVKRGFEFTLMVCGESGLGKSTLINSLFLTDLYQSRTVSPVEERSEKTTKIDKKTLDIEEKGVKLRLTIVDTPGFGDSINCEDSWRVCTQYIDEQFRQFFTDESGLNRRNIQDNRVHCLLYFVPPWGHGLRQMDIDLMRRMHKKVNIVIVIGKADTLTTTEVQRLKTRVLEDIETNGLQIYQFPDCDSDEDEEFKQQDRELKASIPFAVVGSNIVLEVAGKKIRGRQYPWGVVDAENPQHSDLIKLRTMLISTHMQDLKDTTRDVHYENFRAQCISQISQHALRERNKLKRESIASSHESASLNDTDRLLQQKEEEIRRMQDMLAQMQEKLKSTQISDTVIDV; from the exons CCGAACGGGATTACATCGGTTTCGCGACCCTAGCCGATCAGGTGCACCGCAAATCGGTCAAGCGGGGTTTCGAGTTCACGCTGATGGTGTGCGGCGAAAGTGGTCTCGGCAAGTCGACGCTAATCAACAGTCTCTTCCTGACGGACCTGTACCAAAGCCGGACGGTGTCGCCGGTCGAGGAGCGCTCGGAGAAGACGACCAAAATCGACAAGAAAACGCTCGACATCGAGGAGAAGGGCGTCAAGCTACGGTTGACCATTGTGGATACGCCCGGTTTCGGTGATTCCATCAACTGCGAAGACAGTTGGCGGGTGTGTACGCAGTACATCGACGAACAGTTCCGGCAGTTTTTCACCGACGAAAGCGGGCTCAACCGGCGGAACATTCAGGATAATCGTGTTCATTGTTTGCTCTACTTCGTGCCACCTTGGGGACATGG TCTCCGACAGATGGACATCGATTTGATGCGGCGGATGCACAAAAAGGTTAACATCGTGATAGTTATAGGTAAGGCGGATACGTTAACGACAACCGAAGTGCAAAGGCTGAAGACCCGCGTCCTCGAAGACATCGAAACCAATGGGTTGCAGATCTACCAGTTTCCGGACTGCGACTCGGACGAGGACGAGGAGTTCAAACAACAGGACCGTGAACTGAAGGCCAGTATTCCATTCGCCGTGGTGGGGAGTAATATAGTGCTGGAGGTGGCCGGCAAGAAGATTCGGGGACGACAGTATCCATGGGGAGTTGTGGATG CGGAAAATCCACAGCACAGTGACCTCATCAAGCTGCGGACAATGCTCATTTCGACGCATATGCAGGACCTGAAGGACACAACCCGCGATGTACATTATGAGAACTTCCGTGCCCAGTGCATTTCACAGATCTCGCAGCACGCACTGCGAGAGCGTAACAAACTGAAACGGGAATCAATTGCTTCCAGTCATGAATCTGCTAGCCTGAACGACACCGATCGGTTACTGCAacagaaggaagaggaa ATCCGACGAATGCAGGATATGCTAGCACAGATGCAGGAAAAGTTGAAATCAACTCAAATAAGCGACACCGTAATCGACGTCTAG